A window from Primulina eburnea isolate SZY01 chromosome 2, ASM2296580v1, whole genome shotgun sequence encodes these proteins:
- the LOC140819468 gene encoding pentatricopeptide repeat-containing protein CRR2, chloroplastic-like produces the protein MQRSVLQFPICARHYTDLLKSCITRKTVEPGKQIHARLCFNGVLQDASLATKLVNLYCVCNSLTYAHRLFDKIPKTNIFLWNILIRGYAWNGPYEVAIALYYQLFDHGLVPDNFTFPFVLKACSGLSAINVGRDIHDQVKKTGWEMDVFVGATVIDMYAKCGCLNDSRRVFDKIANRDVVLWNSMLAAYSKNGRPEDCLKLCSQMVYGGLRPSEATLVTAISASADLGVIIQGHELHGYSWRLGFKLNDKVNTSLVDMYAKSGNLRFARYLFEELMEKRLVSWNSMITGYAMHGHAYEALNMFKMMLTRERPDHITFVGVLSACNHGGLLHEGRTYFDSMIRDYHIEPTVQHYTCMVDLLGHCNQFDEAYHLIMEMNVLPDSGVWGAFLSSCKIHGKVELGELALERLIELQPNDAGNYVILSNIYAQAGNWEGVSKLRKLMTDRKIKKSIGCSWVKVKNKIHGFVSGDTSHPMFDQIHAELEEIGDLMAEAGYVADTTPVFFDVEDDEKAEMVNSHSERLAIAFGLISTPPGTKLLVTKNLRVCEDCHVVIKLISRIKKREITVRDVNRYHHFKDGECSCRDYW, from the coding sequence ATGCAAAGGTCTGTATTGCAATTTCCCATCTGCGCTCGACATTACACAGATCTTCTCAAGTCTTGTATAACTAGAAAAACCGTTGAACCCGGAAAGCAGATTCACGCACGGTTGTGCTTCAATGGCGTACTGCAAGATGCAAGCTTAGCCACAAAACTCGTGAATCTTTACTGTGTGTGCAACTCCTTAACATATGCGCACCGCTTgtttgataaaattccaaaaacaaatattttcctttggaaCATTTTAATCCGTGGGTATGCGTGGAATGGCCCATATGAAGTTGCGATTGCTTTATATTACCAACTTTTTGATCATGGGCTTGTACCAGATAATTTTACTTTCCCTTTCGTGCTCAAGGCGTGCTCGGGGCTGTCTGCGATTAATGTGGGAAGGGATATTCATGATCAAGTGAAGAAAACCGGGTGGGAAATGGATGTGTTTGTTGGGGCTACGGTTATTGATATGTATGCCAAATGTGGTTGCTTGAATGATTCTCGTCGAGTGTTTGATAAGATTGCGAATAGGGATGTGGTATTGTGGAATTCAATGCTCGCCGCTTATTCGAAAAACGGGCGACCGGAAGATTGTTTGAAGTTGTGCAGTCAGATGGTGTACGGGGGTCTTAGGCCAAGTGAGGCTACTTTGGTAACTGCTATTTCAGCTTCTGCCGATTTAGGTGTCATCATTCAAGGGCATGAGCTTCATGGGTATAGCTGGAGACTCGGATTTAAGCTTAACGACAAGGTGAACACCAGCCTAGTGGATATGTATGCTAAAAGCGGTAATTTGAGGTTTGCTAGGTATTTGTTTGAAGAATTAATGGAGAAGAGGCTTGTTTCTTGGAATTCAATGATAACTGGTTATGCGATGCATGGTCATGCTTATGAAGCACTTAATATGTTTAAGATGATGCTTACCAGAGAGCGTCCTGATCACATAACTTTTGTGGGTGTTCTCTCAGCCTGTAACCATGGAGGACTTTTACATGAAGGGCGGACGTACTTTGACTCGATGATTAGAGATTATCACATCGAACCAACTGTTCAGCATTATACCTGCATGGTCGATCTTCTTGGCCACTGTAACCAGTTTGATGAGGCATATCATTTGATTATGGAGATGAATGTTTTACCGGATTCTGGTGTTTGGGGTGCTTTCCTCAGTTCATGCAAGATTCATGGGAAGGTGGAGTTAGGGGAGCTAGCGTTGGAGAGATTGATTGAACTCCAACCAAATGATGCAGGAAACTATGTGATTCTGTCAAATATTTATGCTCAGGCTGGGAAttgggaaggagtttcaaaGTTAAGAAAGTTGATGACCGATAGAAAGATCAAGAAAAGCATTGGTTGTAGTTGGGTCAAGGTGAAAAATAAGATCCATGGATTTGTATCTGGAGATACTTCTCATCCTATGTTTGATCAGATACATGCCGAGTTGGAAGAAATTGGTGATCTAATGGCTGAGGCTGGATATGTTGCAGATACAACTCCAGTTTTTTTTGATGTTGAAGATGACGAAAAGGCTGAAATGGTTAATAGCCACAGTGAAAGACTAGCCATCGCCTTTGGACTCATTAGCACGCCTCCTGGGACCAAACTTCTGGTAACCAAAAATCTTCGGGTTTGCGAGGACTGTCATGTGGTGATCAAGCTCATATCAAGAATTAAAAAGAGGGAGATCACTGTCAGGGATGTGAATCGATACCATCATTTTAAAGATGGTGAGTGTTCTTGTAGGGATTATTGGTGA